The following proteins are encoded in a genomic region of Plasmodium coatneyi strain Hackeri chromosome 6, complete sequence:
- a CDS encoding KIR protein — protein MNNFRDVHLRSLTSKRTYDEFDAGRSSYSIFCKWLDDTKTKLRNSLGDHQNVKDYVDKIVEAWCYGYAQGTSGFPHGPTCTLFYYWLADKLLNELKVGTSFLNIMKTIYDEFKSIPGGTTHGAGNDCGIIYEDGMDENLFKHAKILYEYQQDRHIIEEQHLKPPTKSCTPEYISHLQNITTACSAVTEYCNKPKNKDGSYCNQFNAAKDGESGGYCSADKLQILTCDLQSTQVRVEEPGAHDEAGIAGSTPTAGNHVTAAVSSILGIGAVPALGYFLYKDEGIIEDNKKGKGIGTIEIIYVTKQYNISSLHTEGRSNK, from the exons atgaacAATTTCAGG GACGTTCATTTAAGGAGTTTAACTTCAAAAAGAACATATGATGAATTTGACGCAGGACGGAGTTCTTATAGTATATTCTGTAAGTGGTTGGATGATACAAAGACTAAATTAAGGAATAGTTTAGGGGACCATCAAAATGTTAAAGATTATGTAGATAAAATAGTAGAAGCCTGGTGCTACGGATATGCACAGGGAACATCAGGTTTTCCCCATGGTCCAACTtgtactttattttattattggttggcaGATAAATTATTGAACGAATTAAAAGTCGgtacttcatttttgaaCATTATGAAAACAATATATGACGAATTTAAAAGTATTCCTGGCGGAACAACCCATGGCGCAGGAAATGATTGCGGAATTATATACGAAGATGGCATGGACGAAAACCTTTTTaaacatgcaaaaatattatatgagTACCAGCAGGATCGTCATATTATAGAGGAACAACACCTGAAACCACCCACTAAATCCTGTACTCCAGAGTACATTAGCCATTTACAGAACATTACTACAGCATGCAGCGCTGTAACTGAATACTGTAACAAACCTAAAAATAAGGATGGTTCATATTGTAACCAATTCAATGCAGCGAAGGACGGAGAAAGTGGTGGTTACTGTAGCGCAGATAAGCTACAAATACTTACATGTGACTTACAATCTACACAAGTACGAGTGGAGGAACCTGGAGCACATGATGAAGCAGGAATAGCTGGTTCTACTCCCACCGCAGGGAACCATGTTACCGCTGCTGTCTCCTCCATCCTAGGAATAGGAGCAGTTCCAGCACTTGgatactttttatataag GACGAAGGAATAATAGAAGACAACAAGAAAGGCAAAGGAATAGGCacaatagaaataatatacgtTACCAAGCAATATAACATTTCCTCCCTACACacggaaggaaggagcaatAAATAA
- a CDS encoding KIR protein — MVTKDACLDKLPSQKIYAAFEQNNGGKQQCKERNSVTKDIENILKDKLNQHWKNDEKKCAKKITEVWCDVSELTSKKQACTVICDFFYLWLHNKLSNILGPFISVENTMRDIYTKLEGRSSGNQCSYETTRGNNGENFLQWRKLIFDYYYDYRTIWNKLKDCRPPECSCKRKYDGYLNGAKSAYSQVEANCGSELHSNDAFCTKFWNKKFQQSGSDGDGGRNPIPKPGDLKNKAMRGESPSSPPGEEGDEEEHLRSCLEQLSAASIASSEHTSTDQLPQVEGGGSGVAPIVSSTVATLVGLPAVAFFLYKVYNYNL; from the exons ATGGTGACAAAA GACGCATGCTTGGATAAgttaccttcacaaaaaatatatgctgcATTTGAACAGAACAATGGTGGCAAACAGCAGTGTAAGGAGAGGAATTCTGTGACGAAGGATATAGAGAACATCTTAAAAGACAAATTAAACCAACACTggaaaaatgatgaaaagaaatgtgcaaaaaaaattacagagGTTTGGTGTGATGTATCTGAGTTGACGTCGAAGAAACAGGCATGTACCGTAATTTGcgatttcttttatttgtgGCTACACAATAAATTATCTAACATCTTGGGACCTTTTATATCAGTTGAGAATACTATGAGGGATATCTACACTAAATTGGAGGGAAGGTCCAGCGGCAACCAATGTAGTTATGAAACTACGCGCGGTAATAATGGCGAAAACTTTCTCCAATggagaaaattaatattcgattattattatgactaCAGAACTATATGGAACAAACTGAAGGATTGCAGGCCCCCGGAGTGTTCCTGTAAAAGGAAATATGATGGCTACTTAAATGGAGCTAAAAGCGCTTATAGCCAAGTAGAAGCAAATTGTGGATCGGAACTTCATAGTAATGATGCCTTTTGTACGAAATTCTGGAATAAGAAGTTCCAACAAAGTGGAAGTGATGGAGATGGTGGTAGAAACCCTATCCCAAAACCAGGGGACTTGAAGAATAAAGCTATGAGAGGGGAATCTCCATCATCACCACCAGGCGAGGAAGGGGACGAGGAAGAGCATCTCCGTTCCTGTTTGGAACAGCTGTCTGCAGCAAGTATTGCATCATCAGAACATACGTCAACAGATCAGTTGCCACAGGTGGAGGGAGGTGGAAGTGGTGTTGCCCCAATCGTATCTTCCACAGTTGCCACATTAGTAGGACTACCAGCGGttgccttctttttatataaagtatacaattataatttatag
- a CDS encoding KIR protein, which yields MGNEQQEQEQDQIGCRFHLPSEAVYTTFNNTTEECNNNGRSSCESVEKSLEHTCRQSENNPNNAQKILKGGCYAYKKWRDSSSDELRCNFLYYWGGSKLSDAQSSVQNFKHIMEAIYGNLEELGMGRGCRAIFYSGIDRDTFKNMKSVFDYTQDYSTIKKYARGSSTPGSSCAEKYANYLDKVLSAYDYMNLKCRSGNAENSESWCTQFNNMSANHTHEEVLKLKCLLKHTDECPILPGIINNISYGMLTTASILVTFFFYKYISLFPFPRRNSSIARSNKRRRGRGRFVLHKSDTEAENFTNYSTDYSTENSTLESGTADSTLGDSTFDSTAEYSTTVYNLPSRKTNNKQKQQKQQHNRNNIAYRRM from the exons ATGGGAAACGAA CAGCAGGAACAGGAGCAGGATCAAATAGGATGTCGTTTTCATTTACCTTCCGAAGCAGTGTACACTACATTCAATAATACCACAGAAGAgtgtaataataatggtagaAGTAGTTGCGAATCAGTGGAAAAATCACTAGAACACACATGCAGACAATCTGAGAACAATCCAAATAATGcgcagaaaattttaaaaggagggtgttatgcatataaaaagtGGAGGGACAGTTCGTCCGATGAGCTAcgctgtaattttttatattattggggAGGAAGTAAGCTGTCTGATGCGCAAAGCAGTGTTCAGAATTTTAAACACATTATGGAAGCGATTTACGGAAATCTGGAGGAGTTGGGAATGGGAAGAGGGTGCCGTGCTATATTCTACAGTGGTATTGACAGGGACACCTTCAAAAACATGAAATCCGTGTTCGATTACACCCAAGACTACTCcactattaaaaaatatgcacgaGGTTCCTCGACTCCAGGGTCGTCTTGTGCTGAAAAATATGCTAATTACCTGGACAAAGTCCTTTCAGCCTATGATTATATGAATTTGAAATGTAGAAGTGGGAATGCAGAAAATAGTGAAAGTTGGTGTACCCAATTCAATAACATGTCTGCTAATCATACTCATGAGGAGGTGCTAAAATTAAAGTGTTTATTAAAACATACAGATGAATGTCCCATCTTACCTGGAATTATAAATAACATTTCCTATGGAATGTTAACCACCGCATCCATATTGgtcaccttcttcttctacaaG TACATATCATTATTCCCTTTCCCAAGAAGAAATTCCTCTATTGCCAGGAGCAAcaagagaagaaggggaaggggaaggtttGTTCTACATAAATCAGACACAGAGGctgaaaattttaccaattACTCTACCGATTACTCTACAGAGAATTCAACATTAGAATCAGGAACAGCGGACTCCACATTAGGGGACTCCACGTTCGACTCTACAGCAGAGTATTCTACCACTGTATATAACCTTCCATCCAGgaaaacaaataataaacaaaaacaacagaaacaacaacacaatagaaataatatagctTATCGTCGCATGTAA
- a CDS encoding KIR-like protein, with amino-acid sequence MPDPAKQELNLKELHSWTDFYHELESSTVECTNKCKSNIAWISSKCSGNKCNVKEEQIKKAAGYAYGKYEKGESKLFKEEPFYFLYYWIGDKLPKGGDKDTEFRGKIKSICEEINKFCEGGKCGIPCDDLDKVIFNHRKKVFDYSYDYNYVEKDLLQGDGPTCEGGWSDYREGVSLACTAVNTYCDNPANKSGQYCKEFRKRYALPCNTAELLELYCGKNFDLQSERRNAAEEAQRASLQAEAELNEAVQEEKEDLPPDNNNNNNNNNNNNNNNNNNNNNNNNNNNNWTTLPPMGPQ; translated from the exons ATGCCGGATCCAGCAAAACAG GAACTGAATTTAAAGGAATTACACTCATGGACAGATTTTTACCATGAATTAGAAAGCAGCACGGTAGAATGTACAAATAAATGCAAGAGCAATATAGCATGGATTTCAAGTAAGTGTTCGGGAAATAAATGTAATgttaaagaagaacaaattaagAAAGCAGCTGGTTATGCATACGGAAAGTATGAAAAAGGCGAAAGCAAATTATTCAAAGAGGAacccttttatttcttatattattggattggTGATAAATTACCCAAAGGCGGCGACAAAGATACCGAATTCCGAGGTAAGATCAAATCTATATGCGAAGAGATAAATAAATTCTGTGAGGGAGGGAAATGTGGAATTCCTTGTGATGATCTTGATAAGGTTATTTTCAATCAcaggaaaaaagtgttcgATTATTCCTATGATTATAATTACGTAGAGAAGGATTTACTTCAGGGAGATGGGCCCACATGTGAAGGAGGATGGTCGGATTACCGGGAGGGAGTTTCCTTAGCATGTACTGCTGTGAACACATACTGCGATAATCCTGCAAATAAAAGTGGTCAATATTGTAAAGAATTCAGGAAAAGGTACGCGCTTCCCTGTAATACAGCGGAACTGTTAGAACTCTactgtggaaaaaattttgatcTGCAAtctgaaagaagaaatgcagCAGAGGAAGCACAAAGAGCATCCCTTCAAGCAGAAGCAGAATTAAATGAAGCTGTTC aagaagaaaaggaagatctACCACccgacaacaacaacaacaacaacaacaacaacaacaacaacaacaacaacaacaacaacaacaacaacaacaacaacaacaacaacaattggACGACTCTACCACCGATGGGTCCACAGTAA
- a CDS encoding Variable surface protein Vir7-like protein, whose amino-acid sequence MPENEKCDFLYYWMGDYLWTETSVKSLSDAMKTIYNAFETWDVTENCNNKYNNDIDKTLFQNRKLVFDYYHDYKKLQSLLPNIDSRCNVECTGYIQNITEACNKVKSDCQQKQTSHQSDHFCTWFKNENEKNAGGNDYCAQDKLSQLKCGAATEPGVVASERGPGAPSPTSSGSNNTTTVATALSSIFATIGLPTVAFFLYKVIMEGIKI is encoded by the coding sequence ATGCCTGAAAACGAGAAGTGCGATTTCCTATACTATTGGATGGGGGACTACCTATGGACTGAAACCAGTGTCAAATCACTCTCAGATGCTATGAAAACAATTTACAATGCATTCGAAACATGGGATGTCACAGAaaattgtaataataaatacaatAATGACATTGACAAAACCCTCTTCCAAAATCGAAAATTGGTATTCGACTACTACCACGACTACAAGAAATTGCAATCATTATTACCGAATATTGATTCACGATGCAATGTGGAATGTACAGGTTACATACAGAACATTACTGAAGCCTGCAATAAAGTAAAGTCAGATTGCCAACAGAAACAGACGAGTCATCAAAGTGATCATTTTTGTACCTGGTtcaaaaacgaaaatgagaaaaatgctGGTGGTAATGACTACTGTGCTCAGGACAAACTATCACAACTGAAATGTGGAGCAGCAACTGAACCCGGTGTTGTAGCATCTGAGAGAGGTCCAGGTGCCCCATCTCCCACCTCATCAGGGAGTAACAACACCACTACTGTTGCTACAGCGCTCTCTTCTATATTTGCCACAATAGGACTACCAACAGTtgccttcttcctttataaagtaattatggaaggaataaaaatataa